The following are encoded in a window of Brevibacillus sp. DP1.3A genomic DNA:
- a CDS encoding SagB family peptide dehydrogenase, translated as MSLENFLYRLHFDTENARPSDLEVDWGDAPLTYKLYRGLPVIPLPEDVPLSLADLTVSQEMSLPQLGAWLWYSYGLIQISQSLLTTTPADVGSESFVSLVTNRRPVPSGGALYPSELYVYIKLSSIPSGLYHYDVAHHRLVQLREGNFDHFLSRALGGSCPVHACFGVAFVSTYFWKNFFKYDEFSYRLQGLDAGVLLGQLQEMANQFGVTTAVHYQFLDRAMNTLLGLSADQESVYAVVPLALQIDGERQSHSTAHWAERGEETASELIRELPEQKHVHMMRSKRMRKYPALLQMNQAAMQESTHSITRYSDQLESKWLRRSDERILLPRLQKPNYDLAQYCRERFSPEMDFIRRKTDQDQVARIVEMTMSALSYGNDLGKNQEVAWSRLSLFVSIHQVEGIRDGAYAYEPLEHALYPIVYGDLRARLQDGMTLDNVNLYQVPLCFHVAGKRDHLINQLGLRGYRIQHLEAGIVVHHLLLAAFTCGMGGHPLLGFDVENCDDLYNLETEEKTCLIQIPVGHYRPRARFQGGLHG; from the coding sequence ATGAGTCTCGAAAATTTCTTGTACCGCCTTCATTTTGATACGGAAAACGCCAGGCCAAGTGATCTCGAAGTGGATTGGGGGGATGCGCCACTGACATACAAGCTGTACAGGGGGCTACCTGTTATTCCACTGCCAGAAGACGTCCCTCTATCGCTCGCAGATCTTACGGTTTCACAAGAGATGTCTCTTCCTCAATTGGGCGCTTGGTTATGGTATAGCTATGGCCTCATCCAAATCAGCCAATCGTTGTTAACCACAACTCCGGCAGATGTAGGATCTGAGTCGTTTGTGTCGCTTGTAACCAATCGAAGACCAGTTCCGTCTGGAGGGGCGCTCTATCCGAGTGAGCTGTACGTGTATATAAAGCTGTCTAGTATTCCTTCAGGTCTATACCACTACGATGTGGCCCATCACAGACTTGTACAATTGCGCGAAGGGAATTTTGATCACTTCCTAAGCCGAGCACTTGGCGGCAGTTGCCCGGTACATGCTTGCTTTGGAGTTGCGTTCGTATCCACCTATTTTTGGAAGAACTTTTTTAAGTATGATGAGTTTTCCTATCGATTGCAGGGCCTCGATGCTGGAGTACTGCTTGGACAATTGCAGGAAATGGCAAACCAGTTCGGTGTAACGACTGCGGTACACTACCAGTTTCTAGATAGAGCGATGAATACACTTCTAGGATTGTCTGCCGATCAAGAGAGTGTATACGCGGTAGTTCCCTTAGCGCTTCAAATAGATGGGGAGAGGCAGTCGCACTCAACCGCACATTGGGCAGAGCGAGGTGAGGAGACGGCAAGCGAGTTAATCCGAGAACTGCCTGAACAAAAGCATGTGCATATGATGCGCTCAAAAAGAATGAGAAAATATCCTGCGCTCCTGCAAATGAATCAAGCTGCCATGCAGGAATCTACCCATTCGATTACGCGTTATTCAGATCAGTTGGAAAGCAAGTGGCTTCGTCGTTCCGATGAGCGAATTCTTCTCCCGCGTTTGCAGAAACCAAACTATGATCTGGCGCAGTATTGCCGGGAGCGTTTTTCGCCGGAAATGGACTTTATCAGGAGAAAAACAGACCAGGATCAGGTAGCGCGTATCGTGGAAATGACGATGAGTGCTCTATCGTATGGCAATGATTTGGGGAAAAATCAAGAAGTAGCGTGGAGTAGGCTTTCTCTCTTTGTAAGCATTCATCAGGTAGAAGGGATACGAGATGGGGCATACGCTTACGAACCACTGGAGCACGCTCTTTATCCGATTGTCTATGGAGATTTACGAGCACGCCTTCAAGACGGAATGACCCTGGACAACGTGAATTTGTATCAAGTGCCGCTCTGCTTTCATGTGGCGGGTAAACGCGATCATTTGATCAATCAGCTAGGGCTTAGAGGGTATCGCATCCAGCATTTGGAGGCGGGAATCGTCGTGCATCACTTGCTATTAGCAGCGTTCACGTGTGGAATGGGCGGTCATCCGTTACTCGGATTTGACGTGGAAAATTGCGACGATCTATACAACCTAGAGACAGAAGAGAAAACCTGCTTGATCCAAATTCCGGTCGGGCATTATCGCCCCCGCGCCAGATTTCAGGGCGGGCTTCATGGATAA